The following are encoded together in the Bradyrhizobium genosp. L genome:
- a CDS encoding DUF1328 domain-containing protein — translation MTILKWALIFLVVSIIAGLLGFTGISAASADIARFLFYVFVVIFLVLLILGLTIFRA, via the coding sequence ATGACGATTCTGAAATGGGCGCTGATCTTCCTCGTGGTCTCGATCATCGCGGGCCTGCTCGGCTTCACCGGCATTTCAGCCGCATCCGCCGACATCGCGCGCTTCCTGTTCTACGTCTTCGTGGTGATCTTCCTGGTCCTGCTGATCCTCGGGCTCACGATATTCAGAGCGTAG
- the purL gene encoding phosphoribosylformylglycinamidine synthase subunit PurL codes for MNASKNEPKITPELVAAHGLKPDEYERILKLIGRVPTFTELGIFSAMWNEHCSYKSSRIHLRGLPTKAPWVIQGPGENAGVIDIGDGQAVVFKMESHNHPSYIEPYQGATTGVGGILRDVFTMGARPIACLNALSFGAPEHPRTRHLVSGVVAGVGGYGNSFGVPTVGGQVRFHTRYDGNILVNAMAVGLADADKIFYAAASGVNMPIVYLGSKTGRDGIHGASMASAEFDDASEEKRPTVQVGDPFAEKLLLEACLEIMAADCVVAIQDMGAAGLTCSAVEMGAKGDLGVDLDLDAVPTRETGMSAYEMMLSESQERMLMVLKPEKEKQAEAIFRKWGLDFAIVGYTTPSKRFVVKHGGDVMADLPIKELGDEAPVYDRPHVASNAMPVIRAQDVKPPLGIAEALTKLIGTPELGSKRWVWEQYDHVILGNTVQRPGGDAAVVRIEDGPKGLALTVDVTPRYCEADPFEGGKQAVAEAWRNITAVGGRPLAITDNLNFGNPERPEIMGQFVGCLKGISEACRALDFPVVSGNVSLYNETNGRGILPTPSIGGVGLLDDFTKSATLAFKAAGEAILLIGDTQGWLGQSVYLRDVCGREEGAPPPVDLATEKRNGDVVRGMIHAGTATAVHDISDGGLLIALAEMAIASGIGAQLLAAPSSIVPHAYWFGEDQARYVVTVPAAEAGLVLAKMKGAGVPCARIGTTGGDAIAVAGEPPVSVDDLSRAFEHWLPNYMRGAAA; via the coding sequence ATGAACGCGTCCAAGAACGAGCCCAAGATCACCCCCGAACTGGTCGCCGCCCACGGGCTGAAGCCGGACGAGTATGAGCGCATCCTCAAGCTGATCGGGCGGGTGCCGACCTTCACCGAGCTCGGCATCTTCTCGGCGATGTGGAACGAACACTGCTCGTACAAATCCTCCCGCATCCATCTGCGCGGCCTGCCGACCAAGGCGCCCTGGGTGATCCAGGGGCCGGGCGAGAATGCCGGCGTGATCGATATCGGCGACGGCCAGGCCGTGGTCTTCAAGATGGAGAGCCACAACCATCCGAGCTACATCGAGCCCTACCAGGGTGCGACCACCGGCGTCGGCGGCATCTTGCGCGACGTGTTCACGATGGGCGCGCGGCCGATCGCCTGCCTGAATGCGCTCTCCTTCGGCGCGCCGGAGCATCCCAGAACGCGTCACCTGGTGTCCGGCGTGGTCGCCGGCGTCGGCGGCTATGGCAATTCGTTCGGCGTGCCGACGGTCGGCGGCCAGGTGCGCTTCCACACCCGCTATGACGGCAACATCCTGGTCAATGCGATGGCGGTCGGCCTCGCCGACGCCGACAAGATCTTCTATGCGGCGGCCTCCGGCGTGAACATGCCGATCGTCTATCTCGGCTCCAAGACCGGCCGCGACGGCATCCATGGCGCCTCGATGGCGTCGGCCGAATTCGATGACGCATCCGAGGAGAAGCGCCCGACCGTGCAGGTCGGCGATCCCTTCGCCGAGAAGCTCTTGCTCGAAGCCTGCCTCGAGATCATGGCGGCCGATTGCGTGGTCGCGATCCAGGACATGGGCGCGGCGGGGCTGACCTGTTCGGCGGTCGAGATGGGCGCCAAGGGCGACCTCGGCGTCGACCTCGATCTCGACGCGGTGCCGACCCGCGAGACCGGCATGAGCGCCTACGAGATGATGCTCTCGGAGAGCCAGGAGCGCATGCTCATGGTGCTCAAGCCCGAGAAGGAGAAGCAGGCCGAGGCGATTTTCCGCAAATGGGGGCTCGATTTCGCCATCGTCGGCTACACCACGCCGAGCAAGCGCTTCGTCGTCAAGCATGGCGGCGACGTGATGGCCGATCTGCCGATCAAGGAGCTCGGCGACGAGGCGCCGGTCTATGACCGTCCGCATGTCGCCTCGAACGCAATGCCGGTGATCCGTGCGCAGGACGTCAAGCCGCCGCTCGGCATCGCTGAGGCGCTGACGAAGCTGATCGGCACGCCCGAATTGGGCTCGAAGCGCTGGGTGTGGGAGCAATACGACCACGTCATCCTCGGCAATACCGTGCAGCGGCCCGGCGGCGATGCCGCGGTCGTCCGCATCGAGGATGGGCCGAAGGGGCTGGCACTCACTGTCGACGTCACGCCGCGCTATTGCGAGGCCGATCCGTTCGAGGGCGGCAAGCAGGCGGTGGCCGAAGCCTGGCGCAACATCACCGCGGTCGGCGGCCGGCCGCTCGCGATCACCGACAATCTCAATTTCGGCAACCCCGAGCGCCCCGAGATCATGGGCCAGTTCGTCGGCTGCCTGAAGGGCATCTCGGAGGCCTGCCGCGCGCTCGACTTCCCGGTCGTCTCCGGCAACGTCTCGCTCTACAACGAGACCAACGGCCGCGGCATCCTGCCGACGCCCTCGATCGGCGGCGTCGGCCTGCTCGACGATTTCACCAAGTCGGCGACGCTGGCGTTCAAGGCGGCGGGCGAGGCGATCCTCTTGATCGGCGACACCCAGGGCTGGCTCGGCCAGTCGGTCTATCTGCGCGACGTCTGTGGTCGCGAGGAGGGCGCGCCGCCGCCGGTCGATCTCGCAACCGAGAAGCGCAATGGCGACGTCGTCCGCGGCATGATCCACGCCGGCACGGCAACCGCGGTGCATGATATCTCCGACGGCGGCCTTCTGATCGCGCTCGCCGAGATGGCGATCGCAAGCGGCATCGGCGCGCAGCTGCTGGCTGCGCCGTCCTCGATCGTGCCGCATGCCTATTGGTTCGGCGAGGACCAGGCCCGCTATGTCGTTACCGTGCCGGCGGCCGAGGCCGGCCTCGTGCTGGCCAAAATGAAGGGCGCCGGCGTGCCCTGCGCGCGGATCGGCACCACGGGCGGTGACGCCATCGCGGTGGCCGGCGAGCCGCCGGTTTCAGTCGACGATTTGTCGCGCGCCTTCGAGCACTGGCTGCCCAACTATATGCGCGGCGCCGCCGCCTGA
- the egtD gene encoding L-histidine N(alpha)-methyltransferase has product MNVHAAALAKAYPFNEATAAFAGDVIGDLARHPKRLSPKYFYDATGSELFEQITVLPEYYPTRTELGILRDRGDEIAAIIPNGAALVEFGAGATTKVRLLLEHCEFDAYVPVDISGDFLKAQAEGLRRDFPDLGIYPVAADFTAPFALPEAVTGMPKVGFFPGSTLGNFEPTEAAAFLRSAHRILGRGAQMIIGVDLEKDERLLYDAYNDAAGVTARFNLNVLHRINRELGGNFDLSGFTHRSIYNRDRHRIEMHLISRKAQTVRILGNTFSFRPGESIHTENSYKYSLERFTALARSAGWTVRESWTDADGMFSVHALVAE; this is encoded by the coding sequence ATGAATGTGCATGCGGCCGCTTTGGCCAAAGCGTATCCGTTCAACGAGGCGACCGCGGCGTTCGCCGGCGACGTGATCGGCGACCTCGCCCGCCATCCGAAACGGCTGTCGCCAAAGTATTTCTACGACGCCACCGGGTCGGAGCTGTTCGAGCAGATCACGGTGCTGCCGGAATATTATCCGACCCGTACCGAGCTCGGCATCCTGCGCGACCGCGGCGACGAGATCGCTGCGATCATCCCCAATGGCGCGGCGCTGGTCGAGTTCGGCGCCGGCGCCACCACCAAGGTGCGGCTCTTGCTCGAGCACTGCGAGTTCGACGCCTATGTCCCGGTCGATATCTCCGGCGACTTCCTCAAAGCCCAGGCCGAGGGCCTGCGGCGTGATTTCCCGGATCTCGGCATCTATCCGGTCGCGGCCGACTTCACCGCGCCGTTCGCGCTGCCCGAGGCTGTTACCGGCATGCCGAAGGTCGGCTTCTTCCCCGGCTCGACGCTCGGCAATTTCGAACCCACCGAGGCCGCCGCCTTCCTGCGCAGCGCCCACAGGATTCTGGGCCGCGGCGCCCAGATGATCATCGGCGTCGACCTCGAGAAGGACGAGCGCCTGCTGTACGACGCCTATAACGACGCAGCCGGCGTCACCGCGCGCTTCAACCTCAATGTGCTTCATCGCATCAACCGCGAACTCGGCGGCAATTTCGACCTGTCGGGCTTCACACACCGCTCGATCTACAACCGCGACCGCCATCGCATCGAGATGCACCTGATCAGCCGCAAGGCGCAGACCGTGCGCATCCTCGGCAACACCTTCTCGTTCCGCCCCGGCGAAAGCATTCACACCGAGAACAGCTACAAATACTCGCTCGAGCGCTTCACCGCACTCGCCCGCAGCGCCGGCTGGACGGTGCGGGAAAGCTGGACCGACGCCGACGGAATGTTCTCGGTGCACGCGCTGGTGGCGGAATAG
- a CDS encoding GlsB/YeaQ/YmgE family stress response membrane protein: protein MNDPQIGWIAAIIVGGLAGWLAEMFMKSGTGILMNIILGIVGAALANWLLALIGVSLGGGWIGYLVTGFIGACVIIFLWRAIRGR from the coding sequence ATGAACGACCCTCAAATTGGATGGATCGCCGCGATCATCGTCGGTGGATTGGCCGGCTGGCTGGCCGAGATGTTCATGAAGTCCGGCACCGGAATTCTGATGAACATCATCCTCGGCATCGTCGGCGCGGCGCTGGCGAACTGGCTGCTGGCCCTGATCGGCGTGTCGCTCGGCGGCGGCTGGATCGGATATCTCGTCACCGGCTTCATCGGCGCCTGCGTCATCATCTTCCTGTGGCGCGCGATTCGCGGCAGGTAG
- a CDS encoding DUF4345 domain-containing protein: MGRRPLQIASALLALVPIVTGLITMLGISDPLYASSGVPALPVLDSNLRFFGGVWLGLGLALLWLVPRIESETVLFRVIWGGIFVGGFGRLLSILVVGAPPIPFIGFTALELIGAPLFVWWQHRVATSRP, from the coding sequence ATGGGCAGGCGGCCGCTGCAAATCGCGTCCGCCCTGCTCGCGCTGGTGCCGATCGTGACCGGCCTGATCACCATGCTCGGGATCAGCGATCCCCTCTACGCATCGTCAGGCGTACCGGCATTGCCGGTGCTCGACAGCAATCTCCGGTTCTTCGGCGGGGTGTGGCTCGGCCTCGGCCTTGCGCTGCTCTGGCTGGTGCCGCGCATCGAAAGCGAGACCGTGCTGTTCCGCGTGATCTGGGGTGGCATCTTTGTCGGCGGCTTCGGCAGGCTGCTGTCGATCCTGGTGGTCGGCGCGCCGCCAATTCCGTTCATCGGCTTCACGGCGCTCGAATTGATCGGCGCGCCGCTGTTCGTCTGGTGGCAGCATCGGGTAGCGACCAGCCGACCGTGA
- a CDS encoding low temperature requirement protein A → MADNPRGAMFRVIEPDKHSRVTNAELLFDLVFVFAVTQLSHTLLHHFTPLGALEVTLLFLAVWWVWVYTTWVTNWLDPELTPVRILLFVLMLGGLVLSTSIPTAFEGRGLWFAVAYAAMQVGRTLFWLLVTPRQRTAVRHNAIRILTWLSCSAVLWILGGLADHETRLALWIAALTIEYVAPAARFWTPRLGPSSMEAWAVEGGHMAERCSGFIIIALGEAIVVDGATFAELSWTPENVTAFVSALAGSIAMWWIYFHKGAEAGSEMISKSEQSGRVARIAYTYLHMPIVGGIILTAVADELVLKHPGGHSDLKTIVSSVGGPLLFLVGTILFKHVVRNFLQLSHGVGIIALAITAYFASEMSPLLLSIVTTAIMIVVAAWESISLRGTAAEA, encoded by the coding sequence ATGGCGGACAATCCGCGCGGTGCGATGTTTCGCGTCATCGAGCCGGACAAGCACAGCCGCGTCACCAATGCCGAGCTGCTGTTCGACCTCGTCTTCGTCTTTGCCGTCACGCAGCTGTCGCACACGCTGCTGCACCATTTCACCCCGCTTGGCGCGCTCGAGGTCACGCTGCTGTTTCTCGCGGTCTGGTGGGTGTGGGTCTACACCACCTGGGTCACCAACTGGCTTGATCCCGAGCTGACGCCGGTCCGCATTCTGCTGTTCGTGTTGATGCTGGGCGGGCTCGTGCTGTCGACCTCGATCCCGACGGCATTCGAGGGGCGCGGGCTGTGGTTTGCCGTGGCTTACGCGGCGATGCAGGTCGGCCGCACCCTGTTCTGGCTGCTGGTGACGCCGCGGCAGCGGACCGCGGTGCGTCACAACGCGATCCGGATCCTGACCTGGCTGTCCTGCTCGGCGGTGCTCTGGATTCTCGGCGGCCTCGCCGACCACGAGACGCGGCTCGCGCTCTGGATCGCGGCGCTGACGATCGAATATGTCGCGCCGGCGGCGCGGTTCTGGACGCCGCGGCTCGGCCCGTCCTCGATGGAGGCCTGGGCCGTCGAGGGCGGCCACATGGCCGAGCGCTGCTCGGGATTCATCATCATCGCACTCGGCGAGGCCATCGTCGTCGACGGCGCGACCTTTGCCGAGCTGAGCTGGACCCCGGAGAATGTCACCGCCTTCGTCTCGGCGCTGGCCGGCAGCATCGCGATGTGGTGGATCTATTTCCACAAGGGCGCCGAGGCCGGCTCGGAGATGATCTCCAAATCCGAGCAATCCGGCCGGGTGGCGCGGATCGCCTACACCTATCTGCACATGCCGATCGTCGGCGGCATCATCCTGACCGCGGTGGCCGACGAGCTGGTGCTGAAGCACCCGGGTGGGCATTCCGATCTCAAGACCATCGTGAGCTCGGTCGGCGGTCCCTTGCTGTTCCTGGTCGGCACCATCCTGTTCAAGCACGTGGTGCGCAATTTCCTTCAGCTGTCGCACGGCGTCGGCATCATCGCACTCGCGATCACGGCCTATTTTGCAAGCGAGATGTCGCCGCTGTTGCTCTCGATCGTCACCACCGCGATCATGATCGTGGTCGCGGCCTGGGAATCGATCTCGCTGCGGGGAACGGCGGCGGAGGCGTAG
- a CDS encoding BolA family protein, with amino-acid sequence MPMDARDIESMIKAAIPDAEVTIRDLAGDGDHYAATVVSESFRGKSRVQQHQIVYQSLKGQMGGVLHALALQTGVPEG; translated from the coding sequence ATGCCGATGGACGCCCGTGATATCGAATCGATGATCAAGGCCGCGATCCCGGACGCCGAGGTGACGATCCGAGATCTGGCCGGCGATGGCGACCACTATGCGGCCACTGTCGTGTCGGAATCCTTCCGCGGCAAGTCCCGCGTCCAGCAGCACCAGATCGTCTACCAGTCGCTGAAGGGCCAGATGGGCGGCGTGCTGCACGCGCTGGCGCTGCAGACCGGGGTGCCCGAAGGCTAG
- a CDS encoding acyltransferase family protein has product MKSVAHVAPPHVDIHATPKARSRNLALDRARTFLTLVVLLHHAVIPYTHFGHTDPTSWIGFDCVVLATDSFFMAMFFFLSGLFVWSGLGHKALPVFLRDRLIRLGLPFVICALTVIPIAYYALALRETPGLGFSEFWRKTVTVGPWPSGPVWFVWVLLVFDVTASLLYRVSPKLLDPINRLSLKGFERPSKFWLLLVLVSALVYLPMLLFYGQNYWFEFGPFSVQASRVLLYASYFFIGAGIGAANFEDGVLSAHGRLTERRWFWTFITLVPYAGMWMMIYIKRAVIGNPNPLPSWYLALYGSFFVLFSASILFAILAYFLQSKAPGPTLLDRMQTDAYGMFLVHYPIVLWLQYWLLEFELPAIAKAAIAFFATVALSWAATAVLRLIPGSKHVL; this is encoded by the coding sequence ATGAAATCCGTCGCACACGTAGCTCCGCCGCACGTGGACATCCACGCGACGCCGAAGGCGCGTTCGCGCAACCTCGCGCTGGATCGCGCGCGCACCTTCCTGACGCTGGTCGTGCTGCTGCATCACGCGGTGATCCCCTACACCCATTTCGGCCACACCGACCCGACCTCGTGGATCGGCTTCGACTGCGTCGTGCTCGCCACCGACAGCTTCTTCATGGCGATGTTCTTCTTCCTGTCGGGGCTGTTCGTGTGGTCCGGCCTCGGCCACAAGGCGCTGCCCGTCTTCCTGCGCGATCGGCTGATCAGGCTCGGGCTGCCGTTTGTGATCTGCGCGCTGACCGTGATCCCGATCGCCTATTACGCGCTCGCGCTGCGCGAGACGCCGGGGCTGGGCTTCTCCGAATTCTGGCGGAAGACCGTCACCGTCGGGCCGTGGCCGAGCGGCCCGGTCTGGTTCGTCTGGGTGCTGCTCGTTTTCGACGTCACCGCGAGCCTGCTCTATCGGGTGTCGCCGAAACTGCTCGATCCGATCAACCGGCTGTCGCTGAAAGGATTTGAGAGGCCCTCGAAGTTCTGGCTGCTGCTCGTCCTGGTCAGCGCCCTCGTCTATCTGCCGATGCTGCTGTTCTACGGCCAGAACTACTGGTTCGAGTTCGGCCCGTTCTCGGTGCAGGCGAGCCGCGTGTTGCTCTATGCGTCGTATTTCTTCATCGGCGCCGGCATCGGCGCGGCAAACTTCGAGGACGGCGTGCTCAGCGCGCACGGGCGGCTGACCGAGCGGCGCTGGTTCTGGACCTTCATCACGCTGGTCCCCTACGCCGGGATGTGGATGATGATCTACATCAAGCGCGCCGTGATCGGGAATCCCAACCCGCTGCCGTCCTGGTATCTCGCGCTCTACGGCAGCTTCTTCGTGCTGTTCAGCGCCTCGATCCTGTTCGCGATCCTGGCTTATTTCCTGCAATCCAAGGCGCCGGGCCCGACCCTGCTCGACCGCATGCAGACCGACGCCTACGGCATGTTCCTGGTGCACTATCCGATCGTGCTGTGGCTGCAATATTGGCTGCTCGAGTTCGAGCTGCCGGCGATCGCCAAGGCCGCGATCGCCTTCTTCGCCACGGTCGCGCTGAGCTGGGCCGCCACCGCCGTGCTGCGCCTGATCCCCGGCTCCAAGCACGTGCTGTAG
- a CDS encoding metallophosphoesterase family protein: MRVQQPVRDRNLSLWQSAVRQTLLNRSDLSAADKQAAEYGTSLRAQSAQPGSNTPLPDPTPQPQAAVQPQMGSPANIAHGSKAAFDALKAHQTNDSSSLGGLFAALHDLVMKYSSWDIAGWVQCGWYYTKYYVLAHLQPTYQDWQEHAPADINFGVIDYRLPKNSRVLIIGDWGTHMPDNAALLRQALRKFPPDVIIHLGDVYYSGTIEECTANVLDVLDNIIADVKPKKRPAFFAIPGNHDYYSGGAGFYRTIGKVNSGIAGCTQQASYFCLRSEDDKWQFLGMDTGYGDRNPVDKQAPALHIHETAWHHDKLENFKGTTVLLSHHQLVSAKEDLNGGTRPYLNEDLYKDFKSYFDRIAVWYWGHEHNFIMFENDLKIGSGDLPLKRGRLLGCSAYEEAVDQNPYAIKHPEVRFSNDGHLAASKFRTDSQNFFNHAFAVLDIAPDKITASYYEYPSWGAGNAPARDPAIGRLLFQEHIAPSLS; this comes from the coding sequence ATGCGCGTGCAGCAGCCAGTTCGGGACCGCAATCTGTCGCTGTGGCAATCAGCCGTTCGGCAAACGCTGCTCAATCGCAGCGACCTCTCCGCCGCCGACAAGCAGGCGGCGGAATACGGCACATCACTGCGCGCGCAGTCGGCGCAACCCGGCAGCAATACCCCTCTCCCCGATCCGACCCCGCAGCCGCAAGCCGCAGTTCAGCCGCAGATGGGATCGCCGGCCAATATCGCCCACGGCTCCAAGGCGGCGTTCGATGCCCTGAAGGCGCATCAGACCAACGACAGTTCGAGCCTGGGCGGCCTCTTCGCCGCGTTGCACGACCTGGTGATGAAATATTCGAGCTGGGATATCGCGGGCTGGGTGCAGTGCGGTTGGTATTACACCAAGTACTACGTGCTGGCCCACCTGCAGCCGACCTATCAGGACTGGCAGGAGCACGCGCCCGCCGATATCAATTTCGGCGTCATCGACTACCGCCTGCCGAAGAACAGCCGGGTCCTGATCATCGGCGACTGGGGCACCCACATGCCCGACAACGCAGCGCTGCTGCGCCAGGCACTGAGGAAGTTTCCCCCCGACGTCATCATCCATCTCGGCGACGTCTATTATTCCGGCACGATCGAGGAATGCACCGCGAACGTCCTCGACGTGCTCGACAACATCATCGCCGACGTGAAGCCGAAGAAGCGTCCCGCCTTCTTCGCCATTCCCGGCAATCACGACTATTACTCTGGCGGCGCCGGCTTCTACCGGACGATCGGCAAGGTCAATTCGGGGATTGCCGGCTGCACCCAGCAGGCGAGCTATTTCTGCCTGCGCAGCGAGGACGACAAGTGGCAGTTCCTCGGCATGGACACCGGCTACGGCGACCGGAACCCCGTCGACAAGCAGGCACCCGCATTGCACATCCACGAAACAGCCTGGCATCACGACAAGTTGGAAAATTTCAAGGGAACCACGGTGCTGCTGTCACATCACCAACTGGTCTCGGCCAAGGAAGACCTCAATGGCGGGACACGGCCCTACCTCAACGAGGACCTCTACAAGGACTTCAAGAGCTATTTCGATCGTATCGCCGTCTGGTATTGGGGACACGAGCACAACTTCATCATGTTCGAGAACGATCTGAAGATCGGCAGCGGAGATTTACCCTTGAAGCGGGGACGTCTGCTCGGCTGCAGCGCCTATGAGGAGGCGGTGGACCAAAATCCCTATGCGATCAAACATCCCGAGGTGCGGTTCTCCAACGACGGCCATCTCGCTGCTTCGAAATTCCGGACCGATTCGCAGAACTTCTTCAACCACGCCTTCGCGGTCCTCGACATCGCCCCCGACAAGATCACCGCGAGCTACTATGAATACCCAAGCTGGGGAGCCGGCAATGCGCCGGCGCGCGATCCGGCGATCGGGCGGCTCTTGTTTCAGGAGCACATCGCCCCGTCGTTAAGCTGA
- the egtB gene encoding ergothioneine biosynthesis protein EgtB, with protein sequence MTKPASAAAISTASPSQSSESGSLAQRLVEAYRAVRDETERRAAPLSAEDQLIQSMPDASPAKWHRAHTTWFFEQFLLGQHVPGYTPFHPDYAYLFNSYYVSAGPRHARAQRGHLSRPTADEVTTYRRHVDAEVVKFFHIAGEDTLTALAPLVEVGLNHEQQHQELMFTDILHAFAQNPIPPAYDPAWRFPAASRSAQQWVTLNEGIHTVGHADDSFHFDNEKPAHRALVGPVKLAKNLVTNAEWLAFIKDGGYATATLWLMDGFAAVSNEGWQAPGHWREVDGEWKIMTLGGLQPIDPDAPVCHVSYYEADAFARWAGKHLPTEMEWEVAARAGMLDDAYGIVWQWTRSAYSPYPGYRAIEGALGEYNGKFMVNQLVLRGSSLATPQGHSRVTYRNFFYPHHRWQFTGLRLADYA encoded by the coding sequence GTGACGAAACCAGCCTCTGCCGCGGCGATTTCCACCGCCTCCCCGTCGCAGTCGTCCGAATCCGGGTCGCTGGCCCAGCGGCTGGTGGAAGCCTATCGCGCCGTCCGCGACGAGACCGAGCGCCGTGCGGCGCCGCTGTCCGCCGAGGACCAGCTGATCCAGTCGATGCCGGATGCGAGCCCGGCCAAGTGGCACCGCGCCCATACCACCTGGTTCTTCGAGCAGTTTCTGCTCGGCCAGCATGTCCCCGGCTACACGCCATTCCATCCCGACTACGCCTATCTGTTCAATTCCTATTACGTCAGCGCCGGCCCCCGGCATGCGCGCGCCCAACGCGGCCATCTGAGCCGCCCGACCGCTGACGAGGTCACGACCTATCGCCGCCACGTCGACGCCGAGGTCGTGAAATTCTTCCATATCGCAGGCGAGGACACGCTCACGGCGCTGGCGCCGCTGGTCGAGGTCGGCCTCAATCACGAGCAGCAGCATCAGGAGCTGATGTTCACCGACATCCTGCATGCATTCGCGCAGAACCCGATTCCGCCGGCCTACGATCCGGCCTGGCGCTTCCCGGCGGCAAGCCGCAGCGCGCAGCAATGGGTGACGCTGAACGAAGGCATCCACACCGTCGGCCACGCCGACGACAGCTTCCATTTCGACAATGAGAAGCCCGCGCATCGCGCTTTGGTCGGCCCGGTCAAGCTGGCGAAAAACCTCGTCACCAACGCCGAATGGCTCGCCTTCATCAAGGACGGCGGCTACGCCACGGCCACGCTTTGGCTGATGGACGGCTTCGCCGCCGTGAGCAACGAAGGCTGGCAGGCGCCCGGCCACTGGCGCGAGGTCGACGGCGAATGGAAGATCATGACGCTGGGCGGCCTGCAGCCGATCGATCCGGACGCCCCGGTCTGCCACGTCAGCTACTATGAGGCTGATGCGTTCGCGCGTTGGGCCGGCAAACATCTGCCGACCGAGATGGAATGGGAGGTCGCGGCGCGCGCCGGCATGCTCGACGACGCCTATGGCATCGTCTGGCAGTGGACCCGGAGCGCCTATTCCCCCTATCCGGGCTATCGCGCGATCGAAGGCGCGCTCGGCGAATACAACGGAAAATTCATGGTGAATCAGCTGGTGCTGCGCGGCTCGTCGCTGGCGACGCCGCAAGGTCACAGCCGCGTCACCTATCGCAACTTCTTCTATCCGCACCATCGCTGGCAATTCACGGGGTTACGCCTCGCCGACTACGCCTGA
- a CDS encoding DUF427 domain-containing protein, whose protein sequence is MKLPGPDHPITITLNPKRIRVTADGVVIAETTHALTLKEASYPAVQYVPRQDANMELMSRTERTTHCPYKGDASYFSIKANGKTLDNAIWTYEEPFPAMTEIAGHLAFYPDKVKIEEVA, encoded by the coding sequence ATGAAGCTCCCCGGCCCCGACCATCCGATCACGATCACCCTTAACCCGAAACGCATCCGCGTCACCGCCGACGGCGTCGTCATCGCCGAGACGACCCACGCGCTGACCCTGAAGGAGGCGAGCTATCCGGCCGTGCAATACGTCCCGCGCCAGGATGCCAACATGGAGCTGATGTCCCGCACCGAGCGGACCACGCACTGCCCCTACAAGGGCGATGCCAGCTATTTCAGCATCAAGGCCAACGGCAAGACGCTCGACAATGCGATCTGGACCTATGAGGAGCCCTTCCCGGCGATGACCGAAATCGCAGGTCACCTGGCGTTCTATCCGGACAAGGTGAAGATCGAGGAAGTGGCCTAG
- a CDS encoding PaaI family thioesterase: MNELAENALKTAFNLRPDLHVETEGEFAGWRTWSRDNFETHTGPFYHRMDENGRIACAFRVASKHLNGSGNVHGGCFMTFADYCLFALAGPVLQAPGVTVSFASEFLDAAREGDLVECTGEVTRAGMSLIFVRGMLTSGTRPLFTFSGTIKRVRRKPPAATGAG, translated from the coding sequence GTGAACGAGCTCGCCGAGAACGCACTCAAGACCGCATTCAATCTCCGCCCCGATCTGCACGTCGAAACCGAGGGCGAATTCGCCGGCTGGCGCACCTGGAGCCGCGACAATTTCGAGACCCATACCGGTCCGTTCTACCACCGGATGGACGAGAACGGCCGCATCGCCTGCGCCTTCCGGGTCGCCAGCAAGCACCTCAACGGCTCCGGCAACGTCCATGGCGGCTGCTTCATGACCTTTGCCGATTACTGCCTGTTCGCGCTGGCAGGTCCGGTGCTGCAGGCTCCGGGCGTCACGGTGTCGTTCGCCTCGGAATTCCTCGACGCGGCCCGCGAGGGCGATTTGGTCGAATGCACCGGCGAGGTCACCCGCGCCGGCATGTCGCTGATCTTCGTCCGCGGCATGCTGACGTCGGGCACGCGGCCGCTGTTCACCTTCTCCGGCACCATCAAGCGTGTCAGGCGCAAGCCTCCAGCCGCGACCGGCGCCGGCTAG